From Phoenix dactylifera cultivar Barhee BC4 unplaced genomic scaffold, palm_55x_up_171113_PBpolish2nd_filt_p 000397F, whole genome shotgun sequence, a single genomic window includes:
- the LOC120105918 gene encoding pentatricopeptide repeat-containing protein At4g21300-like yields MSPISLQLPPSPPSHSRPPSHPNNLFLDSAAAVHLLNSSAAQRDLRLTTCLHAGLFKSGLHSNLFVANSLLDAYSKCGRLDCATELFDRMPQRDVVSWTSLISGHCHNGAAHAAVRVFLNMLSEGAAPLPNEFTVAAVLRACALLKDEKLGRMMHGFLISNGFHGDNFVLNSLIDTYSKLGYIASAEKLVNGLICRDVVSWTAVTSGCVLHGMFEKALVLFITMLEDGIRPNEVTMLSVIQACSLMSDSSLFGWVHALVMKLELDSNGLVVNSLVEMYAKNALVAEGIKIFFRFYFPNGDVCSDPDVVASLVHGCSHSESLERGREIHAYLIKMNYFPCTIIANSLMGMYAKHEQAASAHSIFRRMENRDIISWNTVISCFVKNGSIAEALQHLSGIHGTSGGALAPDHVTMLSSIQACSDIASLQQGQILHGYVIRSGFDHDVFICNALIDMYAKSGRIDLAEQIFKDMDIRDLGSWNSMIAAYGIHGDGNSALNVFAELKSRGRHKPNGLTFASIISACGHSGSTVEGFECFKSMHRDFGIEPSMEHYAAVVDLLGRSGKLDEAVEFIKTMPIKPGPSVWGSLLGACVLYENVEIAERAAEELSVLEPDGNVWRVALSNVYAVAGRWGDVVRLRAEMKREGLRKEAGWSYVEVGGMESFRFVVGDTRHPQTERIYEVWHSIKEHMLDACPKAV; encoded by the coding sequence ATGTCACCCATCTCTTTGCAGCTcccgccttctcctccttcccaTTCCCGTCCTCCGTCTCACCCAAACAACCTCTTCCTCGACTCAGCTGCTGCCGTCCATCTCCTCAACTCCTCCGCTGCCCAAAGAGATCTGAGGCTTACCACCTGCCTTCATGCTGGCCTCTTCAAGTCTGGCCTCCATTCCAACCTCTTCGTCGCCAATTCCCTTCTCGATGCCTACTCCAAGTGTGGCCGTCTGGACTGCGCCACAGAGCTTTTCGACCGAATGCCCCAAAGAGATGTAGTCTCTTGGACCTCCTTGATATCCGGTCACTGCCACAATGGAGCAGCTCATGCCGCTGTCCGTGTCTTCTTGAATATGCTGTCAGAAGGAGCGGCCCCTCTTCCTAATGAGTTCACCGTTGCGGCTGTCCTTCGGGCTTGTGCGCTGCTAAAGGATGAGAAATTGGGGAGGATGATGCATGGTTTCCTGATCTCTAATGGGTTTCATGGGGATAACTTTGTACTCAACTCCTTGATTGATACTTACTCGAAGTTAGGGTATATAGCGAGCGCTGAGAAACTTGTTAATGGGTTGATCTGCAGGGATGTGGTTTCTTGGACTGCGGTGACCTCGGGTTGTGTCCTCCATGGGATGTTTGAAAAGGCCTTGGTTTTGTTTATAACGATGTTGGAAGATGGCATTCGACCGAATGAGGTGACGATGTTGAGCGTCATTCAGGCTTGCTCGTTGATGAGTGATTCGAGTTTGTTTGGTTGGGTTCATGCTTTGGTTATGAAATTGGAGCTGGATAGCAATGGTTTGGTGGTAAATTCTCTTGTGGAGATGTATGCGAAGAATGCGTTGGTGGCCGAAGGGATAAAGATTTTCTTTCGATTCTATTTCCCAAATGGAGATGTCTGTTCTGATCCTGATGTTGTTGCTTCCCTTGTCCATGGTTGCTCACATTCAGAATCCTTGGAGCGTGGGAGGGAGATCCATGCATATTTGATTAAGATGAATTACTTCCCATGCACTATTATTGCGAACTCCCTCATGGGTATGTATGCAAAGCATGAGCAGGCCGCGTCGGCCCATTCGATCTTCAGAAGAATGGAGAACAGAGATATAATATCTTGGAATACAGTGATCTCATGTTTTGTGAAGAATGGAAGCATTGCAGAAGCTTTGCAACATCTCAGTGGAATCCACGGCACAAGTGGAGGCGCGCTAGCGCCTGATCATGTAACAATGTTGAGTTCAATACAAGCATGCTCTGATATAGCATCGCTCCAACAAGGCCAGATACTACATGGATACGTGATTAGATCAGGCTTCGATCACGATGTATTTATCTGTAATGCTCTCATAGACATGTATGCAAAATCAGGCAGGATAGACTTAGCAGAGCAGATCTTCAAAGATATGGATATAAGGGATCTTGGCTCCTGGAATTCAATGATTGCAGCTTATGGGATCCATGGAGATGGTAATTCTGCCCTCAATGTTTTCGCTGAGCTTAAGAGCAGGGGAAGGCATAAACCAAATGGTCTAACATTTGCTAGTATTATTTCGGCATGTGGTCATTCGGGATCGACAGTGGAAGGCTTTGAGTGCTTCAAGagcatgcatagggactttggAATTGagccaagcatggagcattatgCTGCGGTAGTGGACCTTTTGGGGAGGTCTGGGAAGCTCGATGAAGCAGTGGAATTCATTAAAACTATGCCCATTAAGCCTGGACCATCAGTGTGGGGATCCCTTTTGGGTGCTTGTGTGCTTTATGAGAATGTTGAGATTGCGGAAAGAGCTGCGGAGGAGCTTTCTGTTTTGGAACCAGATGGAAACGTCTGGAGGGTGGCATTGTCAAATGTATATGCAGTGGCTGGAAGATGGGGAGATGTGGTGAGGTTGAGAGCTGagatgaagagagagggattgAGAAAGGAGGCTGGATGGAGTTATGTCGAGGTTGGAGGCATGGAGAGCTTTAGGTTTGTAGTGGGGGATACAAGACACCCAC